The Aeromicrobium sp. Sec7.5 genome window below encodes:
- a CDS encoding HPr family phosphocarrier protein has translation MPSKTVTVGSAVGLHARPAATIAAAAAAQSAPVTLATEGGEPVDAGSALLIMTLGAAKGDSVTVESDDEGALTAIADLVEADLDA, from the coding sequence ATGCCCAGCAAGACCGTGACCGTCGGATCCGCCGTCGGCCTGCACGCCCGCCCGGCCGCCACCATCGCAGCGGCCGCTGCCGCCCAGTCGGCCCCGGTGACCCTGGCGACCGAGGGCGGCGAGCCGGTCGACGCCGGCTCGGCGCTGCTCATCATGACGCTCGGAGCCGCCAAGGGCGACAGCGTCACGGTCGAGTCCGACGACGAGGGCGCGCTCACCGCGATCGCCGACCTCGTCGAGGCC
- a CDS encoding PTS fructose transporter subunit IIABC, translating into MSSLITADLVSLDADLGSQASDVIARLAATVAAAGRATEADGLTGDALAREAQSATGLPGGIAIPHCRSTSVTEPTLAFARLSPKADFGAPDGPADLVFMIAAPDGAGTAHLKLLSSLARALVRAEFTDALRSATTADEVVALVDGVVAPAEGAGAATPSASPAAAEPKHAAAPSDGFKVVAVTACPTGIAHTYMAADSLAQAAVDEGIDLQVETQGSSGSTPLSPATIAAADAVIFATDVGVKNEGRFAGKPVVVSGVKRAINEPSTMLAEARKAATDPKARRVGGSVETTTDETEGGGIGLRLRQWLLTGVSYMIPFVAGGGLLIAIGFLLAGYEYNGDPARAVFDDFSLTNLPPAGEHALFGSALLTYVGSLFNVLGGWAFSFLVPALAGYIAYAIADRPGIAPGFVMGLLANEIGAGFLGGIVGGLLAGLLAGWIAKRPAPRWLAGLMPVVIIPLITITVVGFLMLLVVGRPIADASQGLENWLNGLSGGSIVLLGAILGLMMAVDLGGPVNKAAYVFATTGLTADAIANGGTEVKIMAAVMIAGMVPPLAMALSTALRPRLYTQSERENGKSAWLLGAAFISEGAIPFAAADPLRVIPSMMLGSATAGAISMAAGVTSAAPHGGVFVFFAIDQVIWFFAAIVVGTLVGALSVTALKQIGRDRTEGAFAYEHETAPANA; encoded by the coding sequence ATGTCATCACTCATCACCGCAGACCTGGTCAGCCTCGACGCCGACCTCGGATCCCAGGCATCCGACGTCATCGCCCGACTCGCGGCCACCGTCGCCGCCGCCGGTCGCGCCACCGAGGCGGACGGCCTCACGGGCGACGCGCTCGCGCGTGAGGCCCAGTCCGCCACAGGGCTGCCGGGCGGCATCGCCATCCCGCACTGCCGGTCGACCTCCGTCACGGAGCCGACGCTGGCCTTCGCCCGACTCTCGCCGAAGGCCGACTTCGGTGCGCCCGACGGCCCGGCCGACCTCGTCTTCATGATCGCGGCCCCGGACGGTGCCGGAACCGCGCACCTCAAACTCTTGTCGTCGCTCGCTCGGGCGCTCGTCCGCGCCGAGTTCACCGACGCCCTCCGCTCGGCCACCACGGCCGACGAGGTCGTCGCCCTGGTCGACGGTGTGGTCGCGCCCGCGGAGGGAGCCGGCGCGGCCACCCCGTCCGCGTCACCCGCCGCCGCCGAGCCGAAGCACGCCGCAGCCCCCAGCGACGGGTTCAAGGTCGTGGCGGTGACCGCCTGCCCCACCGGCATCGCGCACACCTACATGGCCGCCGACTCGCTCGCGCAGGCCGCGGTCGACGAGGGCATCGACCTCCAGGTCGAGACGCAGGGCTCCTCCGGCAGCACGCCGCTCAGCCCAGCCACGATCGCCGCCGCCGACGCCGTGATCTTCGCGACCGACGTCGGCGTCAAGAACGAGGGTCGCTTCGCCGGCAAGCCCGTCGTCGTCAGTGGCGTGAAGCGCGCGATCAACGAGCCGTCGACGATGCTCGCCGAGGCCCGCAAGGCCGCGACCGACCCGAAGGCCCGCCGCGTGGGCGGCTCGGTCGAGACCACGACCGACGAGACCGAGGGGGGCGGCATCGGCCTGAGGCTGCGCCAGTGGCTCCTGACCGGCGTGAGCTACATGATCCCGTTCGTCGCCGGAGGCGGCCTGCTGATCGCGATCGGATTCCTGCTGGCGGGCTACGAGTACAACGGCGACCCGGCGCGGGCCGTGTTCGACGACTTCTCGCTGACGAACCTGCCGCCGGCGGGTGAGCACGCCCTGTTCGGCAGTGCGCTGCTGACCTACGTCGGGTCGCTGTTCAACGTGCTCGGCGGCTGGGCCTTCAGCTTCCTGGTGCCCGCTCTGGCGGGCTACATCGCCTACGCGATCGCCGACCGCCCGGGCATCGCTCCCGGCTTCGTGATGGGCCTGCTGGCCAACGAGATCGGCGCCGGATTCCTCGGCGGCATCGTCGGTGGTCTGCTCGCGGGCCTCCTGGCCGGCTGGATCGCCAAGCGGCCTGCTCCTCGCTGGCTCGCCGGGCTCATGCCCGTGGTGATCATCCCGCTGATCACGATCACCGTCGTCGGCTTCCTCATGCTCCTCGTGGTGGGCCGTCCGATCGCCGACGCCTCGCAGGGTCTGGAGAACTGGCTCAACGGCCTCTCGGGTGGCTCGATCGTGCTGCTCGGCGCGATCCTCGGCCTGATGATGGCGGTCGACCTCGGCGGTCCGGTCAACAAGGCGGCGTACGTCTTCGCCACGACCGGCCTGACCGCGGACGCGATCGCGAACGGCGGCACGGAGGTCAAGATCATGGCCGCCGTCATGATCGCCGGCATGGTGCCCCCGTTGGCCATGGCGCTGTCGACGGCCCTCCGCCCCCGCCTCTACACGCAGTCCGAGCGGGAGAACGGCAAGTCGGCGTGGCTCCTGGGCGCCGCCTTCATCTCGGAGGGCGCGATCCCGTTCGCCGCGGCCGACCCGTTGCGGGTGATCCCGTCGATGATGCTCGGCTCGGCCACGGCCGGCGCCATCTCCATGGCCGCCGGAGTCACCTCCGCCGCGCCCCACGGTGGTGTGTTCGTGTTCTTCGCGATCGACCAGGTGATCTGGTTCTTCGCCGCCATCGTCGTGGGTACGCTCGTGGGCGCGCTGTCTGTGACCGCCCTGAAGCAGATCGGACGCGACCGCACCGAGGGTGCCTTCGCGTACGAGCACGAGACCGCCCCCGCGAACGCCTGA
- a CDS encoding 1-phosphofructokinase family hexose kinase yields the protein MNARRTTAPGTTAPHRIVTVTASPAIDRLIALDAPLDRGAVVRTGTPVDQPGGKGVNVARAIHGAGESVMAVFPAGDHDSFVAAVRETGLHHVVSPLASRVRVNLTLAEPDGTTTKLNAPGAELGPADLELLVRTVMSSASGASWVALCGSLPPGVPGHWYRDLTGRLHEVGARVAVDTSGEPLAAVLADAAHAPDLVKPNAQELVELVGGDADEVESDPHLAGELAQRLRADRGPGAVLLTLGGAGAVLATADGTWFAPSPRIRPVSTVGAGDSALAGYLLADTRGADGPSALVSAVLHGSAAAALPGSTPPRPSDVDALEAPHVRELFTTPTPQHP from the coding sequence ATGAACGCACGACGTACGACCGCCCCGGGCACGACCGCCCCGCACCGGATCGTCACCGTCACCGCCAGCCCGGCGATCGACCGGCTCATCGCCTTGGACGCCCCGCTCGACCGGGGCGCCGTGGTGCGAACCGGAACGCCGGTGGACCAGCCCGGCGGCAAGGGCGTCAACGTGGCCCGCGCGATCCACGGTGCGGGCGAGTCGGTCATGGCGGTCTTTCCCGCCGGCGACCACGACTCCTTCGTCGCGGCGGTTCGGGAGACCGGCTTGCACCATGTGGTCTCGCCCCTCGCATCGCGCGTCCGGGTCAACCTGACGCTCGCCGAGCCCGACGGCACCACGACGAAGCTCAACGCGCCCGGGGCCGAGCTCGGCCCCGCCGACCTGGAGCTCCTCGTCCGCACCGTGATGTCGAGCGCTTCCGGGGCCAGCTGGGTCGCGCTCTGCGGCTCGTTGCCGCCGGGGGTGCCGGGCCACTGGTACCGCGACCTCACCGGCCGGCTCCACGAGGTCGGGGCGCGGGTCGCCGTCGACACGTCGGGCGAGCCGCTCGCCGCCGTGCTGGCCGACGCCGCGCACGCCCCCGACCTGGTCAAGCCGAACGCGCAGGAGCTCGTCGAGCTCGTGGGCGGCGACGCCGACGAGGTGGAGTCCGACCCGCACCTCGCGGGTGAGCTCGCGCAGCGCCTGCGCGCCGACCGCGGTCCTGGCGCCGTGCTGCTGACCCTCGGCGGCGCCGGTGCTGTGCTCGCCACGGCGGACGGCACCTGGTTCGCGCCGTCGCCCCGCATCCGCCCCGTCTCCACGGTCGGCGCCGGCGACTCGGCGCTGGCGGGCTACCTCCTCGCCGACACCCGCGGTGCCGACGGGCCCTCAGCGCTCGTCAGTGCCGTCCTCCACGGCAGTGCCGCCGCTGCCCTCCCGGGCTCCACGCCCCCACGTCCGTCGGACGTCGACGCCCTCGAGGCGCCGCACGTCCGCGAGCTGTTCACCACCCCCACCCCGCAGCATCCCTGA
- a CDS encoding DeoR/GlpR family DNA-binding transcription regulator — protein sequence MYASERRTALARKLRADGRVSVPDAAREFGVSGETVRRDLAALERHGVARRVHGGAVARTSVQAVELDLVERENRQSGQKQAIAIAALAYLPDAGGSIIVDAGTSTAALADHLPTDLPLVAITHGVVTAAQLARSASIDLHVLGGHVRDATGAAVGSGTVEAYGQVGADVAFVGANGISPERGLTTADFAEAAVKRAVVTAARRTVVLADATKLDTDFVVTFAALEDVDVLVTDDSAPADAVARLREAGIEVVLA from the coding sequence GTGTACGCATCCGAACGACGGACCGCCCTGGCGCGCAAGCTCCGCGCCGACGGTCGGGTGAGCGTCCCCGACGCCGCCCGGGAGTTCGGTGTCTCCGGCGAGACCGTCCGGCGCGACCTGGCCGCCCTGGAGCGGCACGGGGTGGCCCGCCGGGTCCACGGCGGCGCCGTCGCGCGGACGTCGGTGCAGGCCGTCGAGCTCGACCTGGTCGAGCGCGAGAACCGCCAGTCCGGCCAGAAGCAGGCGATCGCCATCGCCGCGCTCGCCTACCTCCCCGATGCTGGCGGCAGCATCATCGTCGATGCCGGCACCTCGACCGCCGCGCTCGCCGACCACCTGCCGACCGACCTGCCCCTGGTTGCGATCACCCACGGCGTCGTGACCGCCGCCCAGCTCGCTCGGTCGGCATCGATCGACCTCCACGTGCTCGGCGGCCACGTCCGCGACGCCACGGGCGCAGCGGTCGGCTCCGGCACGGTCGAGGCCTACGGGCAGGTCGGCGCCGACGTCGCCTTCGTCGGCGCGAACGGCATCTCGCCGGAGCGTGGCCTGACCACCGCCGACTTCGCGGAGGCCGCCGTCAAGCGCGCCGTCGTGACGGCCGCCCGGCGCACCGTGGTGCTGGCCGACGCCACGAAGCTCGACACGGACTTCGTCGTCACGTTCGCCGCGCTCGAGGACGTCGACGTGCTCGTGACCGACGACTCCGCGCCCGCCGACGCGGTCGCGCGTCTGCGCGAAGCCGGCATCGAGGTGGTGCTCGCATGA
- a CDS encoding phosphoenolpyruvate--protein phosphotransferase has product MSTTGTPVVPGVGAGPVVRPGARAEAPADEVFVDSDATVAAFTAAAATVAERLTARAGHASGAASEVLQATAAMAADRGLATFVGKHADATGPATATTRAVADLAAMFTAAGGLMAERVTDLHDVRDRVVAELLGVPEPGVPEPEQPSVLFADDLAPADTAGLDPDRIVAIAIRLGGTTSHTAIIARQLGIPCVVGIADLPLDLDADAGATALVDGTTGEVVLDPDPSDVETRRAADLERRTAGAAWTGPGSTADGHGVQVLANVQDGPGARRAAEQPIEGFGLYRTELSFLDRGTEPTVEEQTAIYREVFAAVQPGQKVVVRTLDAGSDKPLQFADMGDEPNPALGVRGLRIAESRPELLDHQLDAVALAATDSEAEVWVMAPMVSVTPEAVALAERIHARGLRAGVMIETPSAALLADRILEHVDFVSIGTNDLSQYTFAADRMSSALAHLTDPWQPALLMLIEQVAAAGLRAGKPVGVCGEAAADPMLACVLVGLGVTSLSCAATAVRAVGAQVGAVTFDQCRAAAHAALLADTPDAARTAARDALA; this is encoded by the coding sequence ATGAGCACCACCGGTACCCCCGTCGTCCCCGGTGTCGGAGCCGGCCCGGTCGTCCGTCCCGGCGCCCGCGCCGAGGCGCCGGCCGACGAGGTCTTCGTCGACAGCGATGCCACGGTCGCAGCCTTCACGGCGGCTGCCGCCACCGTCGCCGAGCGGCTCACCGCCCGCGCCGGCCACGCGTCCGGCGCCGCCTCCGAGGTGCTGCAGGCCACCGCAGCCATGGCAGCCGACCGAGGTCTCGCGACCTTCGTCGGCAAGCACGCCGATGCCACCGGACCTGCCACCGCCACCACGCGAGCCGTCGCCGACCTGGCCGCGATGTTCACCGCCGCGGGCGGACTGATGGCCGAGCGCGTGACCGACCTGCACGACGTCCGCGATCGCGTGGTCGCCGAGCTGCTCGGTGTGCCGGAGCCCGGGGTGCCCGAGCCCGAGCAGCCGTCGGTGCTGTTCGCCGACGACCTCGCCCCCGCCGACACGGCCGGGCTGGACCCGGACCGCATCGTGGCCATCGCGATCCGCCTCGGCGGCACCACGAGCCACACCGCGATCATCGCGCGCCAGCTCGGCATCCCGTGCGTCGTGGGCATCGCCGACCTCCCCCTCGACCTGGACGCCGACGCCGGCGCGACGGCCCTCGTCGACGGCACGACCGGCGAGGTCGTGCTCGATCCCGACCCGTCCGACGTCGAGACGCGGCGCGCGGCCGACCTCGAGCGACGCACCGCGGGTGCCGCCTGGACCGGCCCCGGCAGCACGGCCGACGGTCATGGCGTCCAGGTGCTGGCCAACGTGCAGGACGGACCGGGCGCCCGGCGTGCCGCGGAGCAGCCGATCGAGGGATTCGGCCTCTACCGGACCGAGCTCAGCTTCCTCGACCGCGGCACCGAGCCGACGGTCGAGGAACAGACTGCGATCTACCGCGAGGTCTTCGCCGCCGTGCAGCCCGGCCAGAAGGTCGTGGTCCGCACCCTCGACGCCGGCTCCGACAAGCCGCTGCAGTTCGCCGACATGGGCGACGAGCCCAACCCGGCCCTCGGGGTGCGGGGCCTGCGGATCGCGGAGTCACGGCCCGAGCTGCTCGACCACCAGCTCGATGCCGTCGCCCTGGCCGCGACCGACAGCGAGGCCGAGGTGTGGGTCATGGCACCCATGGTCTCGGTCACGCCCGAGGCCGTTGCCCTCGCCGAACGGATCCACGCCCGCGGTCTCCGGGCCGGGGTCATGATCGAGACGCCGTCGGCCGCCCTCCTGGCCGATCGCATCCTCGAGCACGTCGACTTCGTCTCGATCGGTACCAACGACCTGAGCCAGTACACGTTCGCCGCCGACCGCATGTCGTCGGCACTGGCCCACCTGACCGATCCGTGGCAGCCGGCCCTCTTGATGCTGATCGAGCAGGTCGCGGCCGCCGGTCTCCGGGCCGGCAAGCCCGTCGGCGTCTGCGGCGAGGCCGCGGCCGACCCGATGCTCGCGTGCGTGCTCGTCGGTCTCGGGGTCACGTCGCTCTCGTGCGCCGCCACCGCGGTTCGAGCCGTCGGCGCGCAGGTGGGAGCAGTCACGTTCGACCAGTGCCGCGCCGCCGCGCACGCCGCCCTGCTGGCCGACACCCCCGACGCCGCCCGCACCGCCGCCCGCGACGCCCTCGCCTGA
- the lysS gene encoding lysine--tRNA ligase → MTDVPVSEPEDDLPEQLRIRRDKRQELIDSGRAPYPISVPRTHTLRAIVDGYDAEALGPDHHSGQTVSITGRVIFQRNTGKLCFARLREGDGTELQAMLSLAEVGEESLADFKRLVDIGDHLSVTGEVITSRRGELSIAASSWDLAAKTLRPLPNEHKPLSDEARTRLRYVDLIVRPEARENVRTKAKVLQSLRATLDGRDYVEVETPVLQHTNGGAAARPFSTHVNAFDEPALLRIAIELHLKRALVGGIDRVYEIGKTFRNEGVDNTHNPEFMMLEAYEAYGDYDSMAALTRDLVVGAARAVGRTVVPARDGSTIDLEAEWRHATVHQLVSDAVGQPVDVDTSVETLRGIADQRGVALQPGWDAGQVVLELYEKLVEHTLIQPTFVRDYPESVRPLAKKHRSTRGLVEAWDLIINGVELAPAYSELNDPVIQRERLEEQARLAAAGDPEAMDVDEDFLRALEFGMPPAGGVGLGVDRLVMLLQGIGIREAILFPITRAE, encoded by the coding sequence GTGACCGACGTACCTGTGTCCGAGCCCGAGGACGACCTGCCCGAGCAGCTGCGCATCCGCCGCGACAAGCGGCAGGAGCTCATCGACTCCGGCCGGGCGCCGTACCCGATCTCGGTCCCGCGGACGCACACGCTCCGCGCGATCGTCGACGGGTACGACGCCGAGGCCCTCGGACCCGACCACCACTCGGGACAGACGGTCTCGATCACGGGCCGGGTCATCTTCCAGCGCAACACCGGCAAGCTCTGCTTCGCGCGGCTGCGTGAGGGCGACGGCACCGAGCTGCAGGCGATGCTGTCGCTGGCCGAGGTGGGGGAGGAGTCGCTCGCCGACTTCAAGCGGTTGGTCGACATCGGCGACCACCTCTCGGTCACCGGTGAGGTCATCACGAGCCGCCGCGGCGAGCTCAGCATCGCCGCGTCCTCGTGGGACCTCGCGGCCAAGACGCTGCGACCGCTGCCGAACGAGCACAAGCCCCTGTCGGACGAGGCGCGCACCCGCCTGCGGTACGTCGACCTGATCGTGCGGCCCGAGGCGCGCGAGAACGTCCGCACGAAGGCCAAGGTCCTGCAGTCGCTGCGGGCCACGCTCGACGGCCGCGACTACGTCGAGGTCGAGACCCCCGTCCTGCAGCACACCAACGGTGGTGCCGCGGCGCGCCCGTTCTCGACCCACGTCAACGCCTTCGACGAGCCGGCGTTGCTGCGCATCGCGATCGAGCTGCACCTCAAGCGGGCGCTCGTGGGCGGCATCGACCGGGTCTACGAGATCGGCAAGACCTTCCGCAACGAGGGCGTCGACAACACGCACAACCCCGAGTTCATGATGCTCGAGGCGTACGAGGCCTATGGCGACTACGACTCGATGGCGGCGCTGACGCGCGATCTCGTGGTCGGCGCGGCGAGGGCCGTGGGCCGCACCGTCGTGCCGGCCCGCGACGGGTCGACGATCGACCTCGAGGCCGAGTGGCGCCACGCCACGGTGCACCAGCTCGTCAGCGACGCGGTCGGCCAGCCGGTCGACGTCGACACGTCGGTCGAGACGCTGCGCGGGATCGCCGACCAGCGCGGCGTCGCGCTCCAGCCCGGCTGGGACGCGGGCCAGGTGGTGCTCGAGCTGTACGAGAAGCTCGTCGAGCACACCCTGATCCAGCCGACGTTCGTGCGTGACTACCCCGAGTCGGTGCGACCCCTGGCCAAGAAGCACCGATCGACGCGCGGACTCGTGGAGGCGTGGGACCTCATCATCAACGGCGTCGAGCTGGCACCCGCCTACTCCGAGCTCAACGACCCCGTCATCCAGCGGGAGCGGCTCGAGGAGCAGGCGCGGCTGGCAGCGGCGGGTGACCCCGAGGCGATGGACGTCGACGAGGACTTCCTGCGCGCGCTCGAGTTCGGCATGCCGCCGGCCGGCGGCGTCGGCCTCGGTGTCGATCGCCTCGTGATGCTCCTGCAGGGCATCGGCATCCGCGAGGCGATCCTGTTCCCCATCACCCGGGCGGAGTAG
- a CDS encoding GlsB/YeaQ/YmgE family stress response membrane protein, whose product MLGFILGLLIVGLIAGAVARLLVPGRQNLSIPATIVVGIIGSFVGGLLGSLLFDAEASLQTSGIIGSIIGAIIVLLIWIKVSGSQKSKH is encoded by the coding sequence ATGCTCGGTTTCATCCTCGGCCTGCTCATCGTCGGCCTGATCGCCGGCGCCGTCGCCCGTCTGCTCGTTCCGGGCCGCCAGAACCTCTCGATCCCCGCCACGATCGTGGTCGGCATCATCGGCTCGTTCGTCGGTGGTCTTCTCGGCAGCCTGTTGTTCGACGCCGAGGCGTCGCTGCAGACCTCCGGCATCATCGGCTCGATCATCGGCGCCATCATCGTGCTGCTCATCTGGATCAAGGTCTCCGGCTCGCAGAAGTCGAAGCACTGA
- a CDS encoding CsbD family protein: protein MGIADKAENAAEKLTGQAKETTGDATGDDELKAEGKKDQTKGSLKNAGENVKDAFK from the coding sequence ATGGGTATCGCCGACAAGGCTGAGAACGCCGCCGAGAAGCTGACGGGCCAGGCCAAGGAGACGACCGGTGACGCCACCGGTGACGACGAGCTCAAGGCCGAGGGCAAGAAGGACCAGACGAAGGGCAGCCTGAAGAACGCGGGCGAGAACGTGAAGGACGCGTTCAAGTAG
- a CDS encoding M15 family metallopeptidase, whose protein sequence is MSRHRTDRRITAGLVIGTVAIALAIAATVAGSRPAASSRTPAAPPSSAAPTTPPGVLSGASSGAAPTRIDQLAGVVFGSDGVLRIDGHVVVNKSFALPPTFGPGALDPAVDAAFAAMRAEASAAGLSLWILSGYRSHAHQADNYNQRVANVGQEVADRGMARPGHSEHQTGLAIDVNSLSTSFGATPTGQWVAANAHRFGFVIRYPDGKEGVTGFKYEPWHLRYLGVELATELTTSGLTLEERYGLPSAY, encoded by the coding sequence ATGAGCAGGCACCGGACCGACCGGCGGATCACCGCTGGTCTCGTGATCGGCACCGTCGCGATCGCGCTGGCGATCGCTGCGACGGTCGCCGGGAGTCGTCCTGCCGCATCGTCCCGGACCCCGGCGGCGCCACCGAGCTCCGCTGCACCGACGACGCCGCCAGGCGTGCTGTCGGGAGCTTCGTCCGGTGCCGCACCCACGAGGATCGACCAGCTCGCGGGCGTCGTGTTCGGCTCCGACGGCGTGCTCCGCATCGACGGCCACGTCGTCGTGAACAAGTCGTTCGCGCTCCCGCCCACCTTCGGTCCAGGGGCTCTCGACCCCGCGGTCGACGCAGCCTTCGCGGCGATGCGGGCCGAGGCCTCCGCGGCCGGGCTGTCCCTGTGGATCCTGTCGGGCTACCGCAGCCACGCGCACCAGGCGGACAACTACAACCAGCGCGTGGCCAACGTGGGCCAGGAGGTCGCCGACCGCGGGATGGCCCGTCCCGGCCACTCCGAGCACCAGACCGGCCTCGCGATCGACGTCAACAGCCTGTCGACGAGCTTCGGCGCGACGCCCACCGGCCAGTGGGTCGCGGCGAACGCCCACCGGTTCGGCTTCGTGATCCGGTACCCCGACGGCAAGGAAGGGGTCACCGGCTTCAAGTACGAGCCGTGGCACCTGCGCTACCTCGGCGTCGAGCTCGCGACGGAGCTGACCACCTCGGGCCTGACGCTCGAGGAGCGCTACGGCCTCCCGTCGGCCTACTGA
- a CDS encoding type III pantothenate kinase, with protein sequence MTLLTLDVGNSQTVIGVFDGEKLVNRWTVSSDARRTADEWYLLALGFVRSAGLADVEAVAMCCTVPAIQVELRAMLERHYGALPVSIVGPGVKTGIPIHTDNPREVGADRIVNALAAAELYGGPAIVVDMNGTATILDVVDEANRYVGGAIAPAIELSLEALARRGAQLRSVELAIPRSVIGKNTVEAVQAGALYGFAGLVDGLVERMIEALGADVDDVAVIATGAYSDVVIDHCRTITHRDPWLTLTGLRLVHERNHS encoded by the coding sequence GTGACCCTCCTGACCCTGGACGTCGGCAACAGCCAGACCGTCATCGGGGTCTTCGACGGCGAGAAGCTCGTCAACCGCTGGACCGTCTCGTCGGACGCGCGGCGCACGGCCGACGAGTGGTACCTCCTCGCGCTCGGCTTCGTGCGCTCGGCCGGGCTGGCCGACGTCGAGGCCGTCGCGATGTGCTGCACGGTCCCCGCGATCCAGGTCGAGCTGCGTGCCATGCTCGAGCGTCACTACGGCGCCCTCCCGGTCTCGATCGTCGGGCCGGGGGTCAAGACCGGCATTCCGATCCACACCGACAACCCGCGCGAGGTCGGCGCCGACCGCATCGTCAACGCGCTCGCGGCAGCCGAGCTCTACGGCGGGCCGGCCATCGTGGTCGACATGAACGGCACGGCCACGATCCTGGACGTGGTCGACGAGGCGAACCGCTACGTCGGTGGCGCGATCGCCCCGGCGATCGAGCTCTCGCTCGAGGCGCTCGCCCGCCGAGGTGCGCAGCTCCGGAGCGTGGAGCTCGCGATCCCGCGCAGCGTGATCGGCAAGAACACGGTGGAAGCCGTCCAGGCCGGTGCGCTCTACGGGTTCGCCGGCCTGGTCGACGGCCTCGTCGAGCGCATGATCGAGGCGCTCGGGGCCGACGTCGACGACGTGGCCGTGATCGCCACGGGCGCCTACTCCGACGTCGTGATCGACCACTGCCGGACCATCACGCACCGCGACCCGTGGCTGACCCTGACCGGTCTGCGGCTGGTCCACGAGCGCAATCACTCCTGA
- the panD gene encoding aspartate 1-decarboxylase — MLRTLMTSKIHRATVTQADLHYVGSVTVDADLLDAANLIPGEQVHIVDIDNGARLVTYVIEGERGSGVIGINGAAARIVQPGDLVILIAYGQMEDAEARSFQPNVVFVDAENGIIGTGSDPAEALPGTGLIRGDVTLGSDVRSNPLVAGRA, encoded by the coding sequence ATGCTCCGCACCCTCATGACCTCCAAGATCCACCGCGCCACCGTGACGCAGGCCGACCTGCACTACGTGGGCTCGGTCACGGTCGACGCCGACCTGCTCGACGCCGCGAACCTCATCCCCGGCGAGCAGGTGCACATCGTCGACATCGACAACGGCGCCCGCCTGGTCACCTACGTCATCGAGGGTGAGCGCGGCTCGGGCGTCATCGGCATCAACGGCGCCGCCGCCCGCATCGTGCAGCCGGGTGACCTCGTGATCCTCATCGCCTACGGCCAGATGGAGGACGCCGAGGCGCGTTCCTTCCAGCCGAACGTGGTCTTCGTCGACGCCGAGAACGGCATCATCGGCACGGGCTCCGACCCGGCCGAGGCGCTGCCCGGCACGGGCCTCATCCGTGGTGACGTGACGCTCGGCAGCGACGTCCGCTCGAACCCCCTGGTCGCGGGCCGCGCGTGA
- the panC gene encoding pantoate--beta-alanine ligase, with the protein MSIRVVRTAAELRGLDGTIALVPTMGALHDGHVQLMKHACPLADTLVASIFVNPTQFGAGEDFGEYPRTWDADLERCEEAGVDAVFAPEVATMYPHGLVNQVMVDPGPLGAILEGEQRPTHFRGVLTVVAKLFGLVRPDVAVFGEKDYQQLALIRLMVETLCLDVEVVGCPTVREVDGLAMSSRNRYLTRDERTRAVALSQALDAGVAAGPHGPDDVRAAALARLADFGVVPDYVALTSPDLGEPVPGEARLLIAARVGKPRLLDNRALTLGPDALGHAPEGS; encoded by the coding sequence ATGAGCATCAGGGTCGTCCGCACCGCAGCCGAGCTGCGCGGGCTCGACGGCACGATCGCGCTGGTCCCCACGATGGGCGCCCTGCACGACGGTCACGTCCAGCTCATGAAGCACGCCTGCCCGCTGGCCGACACCCTGGTCGCGTCGATCTTCGTCAACCCCACGCAGTTCGGGGCGGGCGAGGACTTCGGCGAGTACCCGCGCACGTGGGACGCCGACCTCGAGCGCTGCGAGGAGGCGGGGGTCGACGCCGTGTTCGCCCCCGAGGTCGCCACGATGTACCCGCACGGCCTCGTCAACCAGGTCATGGTCGACCCCGGCCCGCTCGGCGCGATCCTCGAGGGCGAGCAGCGACCCACCCACTTCCGCGGCGTGCTCACGGTCGTCGCGAAGCTCTTCGGCCTGGTGCGGCCGGACGTCGCGGTCTTCGGCGAGAAGGACTACCAGCAGCTCGCCCTGATCCGTCTGATGGTCGAGACCCTCTGCCTCGACGTCGAGGTCGTCGGCTGCCCCACGGTGCGCGAGGTCGACGGACTCGCGATGAGCTCGCGCAACCGGTACCTGACCCGCGACGAGCGCACGCGCGCCGTCGCCCTGTCGCAGGCCCTCGACGCCGGTGTGGCGGCGGGCCCGCACGGTCCGGACGACGTCCGGGCCGCGGCCCTGGCCCGCCTCGCCGACTTCGGCGTCGTGCCCGACTACGTCGCCCTCACCTCGCCCGACCTGGGTGAGCCCGTCCCCGGTGAGGCCCGACTGCTCATCGCCGCCCGTGTCGGCAAGCCCCGACTCCTCGACAACCGTGCACTCACCCTCGGGCCCGACGCCCTGGGGCACGCCCCGGAAGGAAGCTGA